The following proteins are encoded in a genomic region of Bosea beijingensis:
- a CDS encoding cation transporter: MRVAAAAQDGDGRDKPDQDDGEGSSTPNPAVARAYTLTIWGIALGILIQAVATVVWALAIGNAQLFKDGVDWVYDVALYGIAAIVFGRDARIERLAAVAIGVVMAMAGLHTLYDLWDKIVRPRPIEIWTLGFAAASAIVIAFLVVAALWRFRREQNPVIKATWLSSRNDTISTTGFALVGLAARVAPVRWPEYLFDVVVAGICFQATWAIWRSLRRSAESEASQSGLRNKAQTDATSGL, from the coding sequence GTGAGAGTGGCCGCAGCGGCGCAAGACGGAGATGGTCGGGACAAGCCCGACCAAGACGACGGCGAGGGGAGCTCGACCCCCAATCCCGCCGTCGCTCGCGCCTATACGCTCACCATCTGGGGCATCGCGCTCGGCATCCTGATCCAGGCGGTGGCGACGGTCGTCTGGGCGCTCGCAATCGGCAATGCCCAGCTCTTCAAGGATGGCGTCGATTGGGTCTATGACGTCGCGCTCTATGGTATCGCGGCGATCGTCTTCGGCCGCGACGCGCGGATCGAGCGGCTCGCCGCCGTCGCGATCGGTGTCGTCATGGCGATGGCCGGGCTGCACACGCTCTACGATCTCTGGGACAAGATCGTCCGGCCGCGGCCGATCGAGATCTGGACGCTCGGCTTCGCGGCAGCGAGTGCCATCGTCATCGCCTTCCTCGTCGTCGCCGCGCTCTGGCGCTTCCGGCGCGAGCAGAACCCGGTCATCAAGGCGACCTGGCTGTCGAGCCGCAACGACACGATCTCGACGACGGGCTTCGCGCTGGTCGGGCTCGCCGCCCGCGTCGCGCCGGTGCGCTGGCCGGAATACCTGTTCGACGTCGTCGTCGCCGGCATCTGCTTCCAGGCGACCTGGGCGATCTGGCGCTCTTTGCGGAGGAGCGCGGAATCGGAAGCGTCCCAATCCGGTTTGCGCAACAAGGCGCAGACAGACGCCACGAGCGGGCTATAA
- a CDS encoding SDR family oxidoreductase has translation MAGHNKVAIITGAGSGVGRSVAIAFLKDGYRTVLAGRRADALEETIELSGVDKGRALAVPTDVTDKASVENLFARTKEAFGRVDVLFNNAGVNAPGGVLLEDLSLEDWQKVVDTNLTGPFLCTQAAFKVMKDQQPQGGRIINNGSISAHAPRPNSVAYTATKHAISGLTKTAALDGRKYDIAVGQVDIGNALTEMARKMTTGVPQADGSIKVEAVMDVEHVATTVLHMAGLPPEANVLFVTVMATKAPLVGRG, from the coding sequence ATGGCGGGACATAACAAGGTCGCGATCATCACCGGCGCCGGCTCGGGCGTTGGGCGCTCGGTCGCCATCGCTTTCCTGAAGGACGGCTATCGCACCGTGCTAGCCGGCCGCCGTGCGGATGCGCTGGAGGAGACGATCGAGCTCTCCGGCGTCGACAAGGGGCGTGCGCTCGCGGTGCCGACCGACGTCACCGACAAGGCCTCGGTCGAGAACCTCTTCGCCAGGACGAAGGAAGCCTTCGGGCGGGTCGACGTGCTCTTCAACAATGCCGGCGTCAACGCGCCGGGCGGCGTGCTGCTGGAGGACCTCTCGCTGGAGGACTGGCAGAAGGTGGTCGATACCAACCTGACCGGGCCGTTTCTCTGCACGCAGGCCGCCTTCAAGGTGATGAAGGACCAGCAACCGCAGGGCGGGCGCATCATCAATAACGGCTCGATCTCGGCCCATGCGCCGCGGCCGAACTCCGTCGCCTATACCGCGACCAAGCATGCGATCTCGGGCCTGACCAAGACCGCCGCTCTCGACGGGCGCAAATACGACATCGCCGTCGGCCAGGTCGATATCGGCAATGCGCTGACCGAGATGGCGCGCAAGATGACGACCGGCGTGCCGCAGGCGGACGGCTCGATCAAGGTCGAGGCGGTGATGGATGTCGAGCATGTCGCGACGACCGTGCTGCACATGGCCGGACTGCCGCCCGAGGCGAACGTGCTGTTCGTCACGGTAATGGCGACCAAGGCCCCGCTCGTCGGGCGAGGGTAA
- a CDS encoding Kelch repeat-containing protein, translated as MTSLNRRHLLAAGAATLAGPALAQQQGHEHHGPQYERLSQPGRIEKPPLAATQNVFDSPAPKAATPGRWSAKAPLPLPRSEMAWATAFEDRMHVVGGYGEQRTDRPYHHVYEGKADKWHDGAPLPQGANHVGVAFLDGKLFAIGGFLEQNRKPHPRCFTYDPKADRWAEIASLPRPAGSTAVVGLGGLLHVIGGAIGETTETKRSIDWHLVYDPKADRWSERTPLPTARDHTGTLAIGNLIHVIGGRVDSFHTNSNLHHSYDPAADKWMMRTPAPTGRSGHGAVLYRGKVFVMGGEGTNRVFGQMEAYDPATDGWEQYAPMLTPRHGLGAALVGDAVHVAGGGPVMGGGVQSAVHEAFSLG; from the coding sequence ATGACCAGCCTGAACCGCCGCCACCTGCTTGCGGCCGGCGCTGCCACGCTCGCCGGCCCGGCGCTCGCCCAGCAGCAGGGCCACGAGCATCACGGCCCGCAATACGAGCGCTTGAGCCAGCCCGGCCGGATCGAGAAGCCGCCGCTCGCGGCGACGCAGAACGTCTTCGATTCGCCGGCCCCGAAAGCCGCCACGCCCGGCCGCTGGAGCGCCAAGGCGCCGTTGCCGCTGCCGCGCTCGGAAATGGCCTGGGCGACGGCCTTCGAGGACCGGATGCATGTCGTCGGCGGCTATGGCGAGCAGCGCACCGACCGCCCGTATCACCATGTCTACGAAGGCAAGGCGGACAAATGGCATGACGGCGCGCCCCTGCCGCAGGGCGCCAACCATGTCGGCGTCGCCTTCCTTGACGGCAAGCTTTTCGCCATCGGCGGCTTTCTCGAGCAGAACCGCAAGCCGCATCCGCGCTGCTTCACCTATGATCCCAAAGCCGATCGCTGGGCCGAGATCGCGTCCCTGCCCCGCCCCGCCGGCTCGACCGCCGTGGTCGGCCTCGGCGGCTTGCTCCACGTCATCGGCGGCGCCATCGGCGAGACGACCGAGACCAAGCGTTCGATCGACTGGCATCTGGTCTACGATCCCAAGGCCGATCGCTGGAGCGAACGCACGCCCCTGCCGACCGCCCGTGACCACACCGGCACGCTCGCCATCGGCAACCTGATCCATGTCATCGGCGGGCGGGTCGATTCCTTCCACACCAACTCGAACCTGCACCATTCCTACGATCCGGCCGCCGACAAATGGATGATGCGGACACCGGCGCCGACAGGCCGCTCCGGCCATGGCGCCGTGCTCTATCGTGGCAAGGTCTTCGTGATGGGCGGCGAAGGCACCAATCGCGTCTTCGGCCAGATGGAGGCCTATGACCCGGCAACCGACGGCTGGGAGCAATATGCCCCGATGCTGACGCCCCGCCACGGGCTGGGCGCAGCACTGGTCGGCGACGCCGTCCATGTCGCAGGTGGTGGCCCGGTCATGGGCGGCGGCGTACAGAGCGCCGTGCACGAGGCGTTCTCGCTGGGATGA
- a CDS encoding carboxyl transferase domain-containing protein: MPVIESKVDLNSAETRANADAWAGLRDELQQHRATAALGGNAKSRERHTARGKLLPRERVLRLTDPGSAFLEIGSLAAFGMYEGDVHAAGMIAGIGRVAGRECMIVCNDATIKGGTYYPMTVKKHLRAQEIARENRLPCIYLVDSGGANLPHQTEVFPDREHFGRIFYNQATLSAEGIPQVAVVMGSCTAGGAYVPAMSDETVIVRKQGTIFLGGPPLVKAATGEVVSAEDLGGADVHARLSGVADHYAGDDTHALAIARRIAGNLNSVKRPDIDIAEPVEPLYDPAELEAVVPTDLKKQYDIREVIARLVDGSEFDEFKKLYGTTLVTGFARIHGIPVGIIANNGILFSESAVKGAHFIELCCQRRIPLLFLQNITGFMVGRDVETRGIAKDGAKLVTAVASARVPKITVLVGGSFGAGNYGMCGRAYSPRFLFTWPNSRISVMGGEQAASVLATVRRDNIEAEGKSWAAADEEAFKAPIRNRYEEEGSPYFATARLWDDGIILPSETRRVLALAFSATLNAEVPETKFGVFRM; this comes from the coding sequence GTGCCTGTCATCGAGAGCAAGGTCGATCTGAATTCGGCCGAGACGCGCGCCAATGCCGATGCCTGGGCCGGATTGCGCGATGAACTTCAGCAGCATCGCGCCACCGCCGCGCTCGGCGGCAATGCCAAGTCCCGCGAGCGCCATACGGCGCGTGGCAAGCTTCTGCCGCGCGAGCGCGTGTTGCGCCTGACCGATCCGGGCTCGGCCTTCCTCGAGATCGGCTCGCTCGCCGCCTTCGGCATGTATGAGGGCGATGTCCATGCCGCGGGCATGATCGCCGGCATCGGCCGCGTCGCCGGCCGCGAGTGCATGATCGTCTGCAACGATGCGACGATCAAAGGCGGCACCTATTATCCGATGACGGTGAAGAAGCATCTGCGGGCGCAGGAGATCGCGCGCGAGAACCGCTTGCCCTGCATTTACCTCGTCGATTCCGGCGGTGCGAACCTGCCGCACCAAACCGAGGTCTTCCCCGACCGCGAGCATTTCGGCCGGATCTTCTACAACCAGGCGACGCTTTCGGCCGAGGGCATCCCGCAGGTCGCGGTGGTGATGGGCTCCTGCACGGCCGGCGGCGCCTATGTCCCGGCAATGTCAGACGAGACGGTGATCGTCAGGAAGCAGGGCACGATCTTCCTCGGTGGTCCGCCGCTGGTGAAGGCCGCGACCGGCGAAGTCGTTTCGGCCGAGGATTTGGGCGGCGCCGATGTACATGCGCGGCTCTCAGGCGTCGCCGACCATTATGCCGGTGACGATACCCATGCGCTCGCCATCGCCCGGCGGATCGCCGGCAATCTCAACAGCGTGAAGCGCCCCGATATCGACATCGCCGAGCCGGTTGAGCCGCTCTACGATCCCGCAGAGCTTGAAGCCGTCGTGCCGACCGACCTCAAGAAGCAGTACGACATCCGCGAGGTGATCGCACGGCTCGTCGACGGCTCGGAGTTCGACGAGTTCAAGAAGCTCTACGGCACGACGCTGGTGACGGGCTTTGCCCGCATCCACGGCATCCCGGTCGGGATCATCGCCAATAACGGCATCCTGTTCTCGGAAAGCGCGGTCAAGGGCGCGCATTTCATCGAGCTCTGCTGCCAGCGGCGCATTCCGCTGCTCTTTCTGCAGAATATCACCGGCTTCATGGTCGGGCGCGATGTCGAGACGCGCGGCATCGCCAAGGACGGCGCCAAGCTGGTCACGGCGGTGGCCTCGGCACGAGTACCGAAGATCACTGTGCTGGTCGGCGGCTCCTTCGGCGCCGGCAATTACGGCATGTGCGGGCGGGCCTATTCGCCGCGCTTCCTGTTCACCTGGCCGAATTCGCGGATTTCGGTGATGGGCGGCGAGCAGGCGGCGAGCGTGCTCGCGACCGTGCGCCGCGACAATATCGAGGCCGAGGGCAAGAGCTGGGCGGCAGCCGACGAGGAGGCCTTCAAGGCGCCGATCCGCAACCGTTATGAAGAAGAAGGTTCGCCCTATTTTGCGACGGCGCGGCTCTGGGATGACGGCATCATCCTGCCCTCGGAGACACGCCGCGTGCTGGCGCTGGCCTTCTCCGCGACGCTCAATGCCGAGGTGCCGGAGACGAAATTCGGCGTGTTCCGAATGTGA
- the lipB gene encoding lipoyl(octanoyl) transferase LipB, with the protein MVKMREELAVSFLPEGLAEPVEWVVREGLVGYDEAVAEMEARAGLIADGLARERVWLVEHPPLYTAGTSARDEDLIAPERFPVFRSGRGGQFTYHGPGQRVAYVMLDLKRRQPDLRRFVAALEGWLIGALDDFNVRGERREDRVGVWVRRPTKGVDTEDKIAAIGIRVRRWVSFHGISLNVEPDLSHFDGIVPCGVSQYGVTSLVDLGLPVTMPEVDSVLREAFERVFGPTVQA; encoded by the coding sequence ATGGTGAAGATGCGCGAGGAACTGGCCGTCTCCTTCCTGCCGGAAGGGCTGGCGGAGCCGGTCGAATGGGTCGTGAGAGAGGGGCTCGTCGGCTATGACGAAGCCGTCGCCGAGATGGAGGCCCGTGCCGGGCTGATTGCGGACGGGCTGGCGCGCGAGCGCGTCTGGCTGGTCGAGCATCCGCCGCTCTACACCGCCGGCACCTCGGCCCGCGACGAGGACCTGATCGCGCCCGAGCGCTTCCCGGTATTCCGCTCGGGGCGGGGCGGGCAGTTCACCTATCACGGCCCGGGTCAGCGCGTGGCCTATGTCATGCTCGACCTGAAGCGCCGTCAGCCGGACCTGCGCCGCTTCGTTGCCGCGCTCGAAGGCTGGCTGATCGGTGCGCTCGACGACTTCAATGTCCGCGGCGAGCGGCGCGAGGACCGCGTCGGCGTCTGGGTGCGTCGGCCAACCAAGGGCGTGGATACCGAGGACAAGATCGCCGCGATCGGCATCCGGGTGCGGCGCTGGGTCTCGTTCCACGGCATCTCGCTGAATGTCGAGCCGGACCTGTCGCATTTCGACGGCATCGTGCCCTGCGGCGTCAGCCAGTACGGTGTCACCTCGCTGGTCGATCTCGGGTTGCCGGTGACGATGCCAGAGGTCGATTCGGTGCTGCGCGAGGCGTTCGAGCGCGTGTTCGGCCCGACCGTTCAGGCCTGA
- a CDS encoding FliM/FliN family flagellar motor switch protein gives MKADLDLVPVELTVVLGQTEMPIYKLLRLGRGAIIELNTSETDEVQILANNHPFAKGIVVVSGARISVEITQMLKRPTIYTLQAVAEAA, from the coding sequence TTGAAGGCCGATCTCGATCTCGTCCCGGTGGAACTCACGGTGGTGCTCGGCCAGACCGAAATGCCGATCTACAAGCTGCTGCGCTTGGGCCGCGGCGCCATCATCGAGCTGAACACCAGCGAGACCGACGAGGTCCAGATTCTCGCCAACAACCACCCCTTCGCCAAGGGAATCGTCGTCGTCAGCGGCGCGCGAATCTCGGTCGAGATCACCCAGATGCTCAAGCGGCCGACGATCTACACCCTGCAGGCCGTCGCCGAGGCCGCCTGA
- a CDS encoding GH25 family lysozyme: MPARKLTTRRTGFGAFAIAALLTCFVEPAQALYPKKGDSAPHDGVRDARRKAIQGIDVSRWQGEIDWARVKDAGTRFAFIKATEGGDYLDPNFRRNWAEAKKNGIPRGAYHFVWWCRSAKEQVRWFKKNIPRDPDALPPVLDVEWQNGSQCTRKISKELALAKIDEMLKGLREHTGKKPIIYTDINFHEDVLEGELKDHPFWLRSTAAPLAKRYERDRWEFWQFTTTGRVPGITGDVDRNAFFGSEREFDAWRQGRFDIGTRKWHGGEPKVAVRTPPPTPAGLRAPKDAGGTRLKFAPPGRIPNARTADNRRTDVTGSIGRD, from the coding sequence ATGCCAGCGCGCAAGCTGACCACTCGACGGACAGGTTTCGGAGCCTTCGCCATTGCGGCGCTTTTGACGTGTTTCGTCGAGCCCGCGCAGGCACTCTATCCGAAGAAGGGCGACAGTGCCCCCCATGACGGCGTCCGCGACGCGCGGCGCAAGGCGATCCAGGGCATCGACGTCTCCCGCTGGCAGGGCGAGATCGATTGGGCTCGGGTCAAGGATGCCGGCACGCGCTTCGCCTTCATCAAGGCGACCGAGGGCGGCGACTATCTCGATCCGAATTTCCGCCGCAACTGGGCCGAAGCCAAGAAGAACGGCATCCCGCGCGGCGCTTATCATTTCGTCTGGTGGTGCCGTTCCGCCAAGGAGCAAGTGCGCTGGTTCAAGAAGAATATTCCGCGCGATCCCGACGCCTTGCCGCCAGTGCTCGATGTCGAATGGCAGAACGGCTCGCAATGCACCCGCAAGATCTCGAAAGAGCTGGCGCTGGCCAAGATCGACGAGATGCTGAAGGGCCTGCGCGAGCATACCGGCAAGAAGCCGATCATCTATACCGACATCAATTTCCATGAGGACGTGCTGGAGGGCGAGCTCAAGGATCACCCCTTCTGGCTGCGCTCCACCGCCGCGCCGCTGGCCAAGCGCTACGAGCGCGACCGCTGGGAGTTCTGGCAGTTCACCACGACCGGCCGCGTGCCGGGCATCACCGGTGATGTCGACCGCAACGCCTTCTTCGGCAGCGAGCGCGAGTTCGACGCCTGGCGCCAGGGCCGTTTCGATATCGGCACGCGCAAATGGCATGGTGGCGAGCCGAAGGTCGCGGTCCGGACGCCGCCGCCCACTCCAGCAGGCCTGCGCGCGCCCAAGGATGCCGGCGGCACCAGGCTGAAATTCGCCCCGCCCGGCCGGATTCCCAACGCCCGCACGGCCGATAACCGCCGCACCGATGTAACCGGCTCGATCGGGCGGGACTGA
- a CDS encoding CorA family divalent cation transporter, with protein sequence MFSDLQSQSGIIWAYRFDADGEPARIPRDEMPDLVPTEGFVWLHLDLVHTRAQSWIAEQDLPDATQEAFLSHEPHQRLDHSANLAWGVSHDLIRDIADKSEDVGALRWVIGESFLLTGRREALHSIRMTAEALDRGEPAASPAGLFEQIIEYIIDDVTDAVVRLVDETDSVEDHILLDRLHDGPQRVGVVRRTAVRLHRQLSGLHVLFRRFAETQSGRSAPDDVKAAATRLLQRVDGLHHDVQSVQDRARLLQDEIAARSASRTNRQLYVLSLLTALFLPATFITGLFGINVKGLPWVESEAGAVFVALTCIAAALLTLVLLRRRGVIGS encoded by the coding sequence ATGTTCAGCGATCTCCAGTCCCAATCCGGCATCATCTGGGCCTATCGCTTCGACGCTGACGGAGAGCCCGCGCGCATTCCGCGCGATGAGATGCCGGACCTCGTTCCCACCGAGGGTTTCGTCTGGCTGCATCTCGATCTCGTCCACACCCGGGCGCAGAGCTGGATCGCCGAGCAGGACCTGCCGGATGCGACGCAGGAAGCTTTCCTGTCGCATGAGCCCCACCAGCGGCTCGACCATTCCGCCAATCTCGCCTGGGGCGTCTCGCACGACCTGATCCGCGATATCGCCGACAAATCCGAGGATGTCGGCGCGCTCCGCTGGGTCATCGGCGAGAGCTTCCTGCTGACCGGGCGGCGCGAGGCCCTGCATTCGATCCGCATGACCGCCGAGGCGCTCGATCGCGGCGAGCCTGCCGCGAGCCCGGCCGGGCTTTTCGAGCAGATCATCGAATACATCATCGACGACGTCACCGATGCCGTGGTGCGCCTCGTCGACGAGACCGACAGCGTCGAGGACCATATCCTGCTCGACCGCCTGCATGACGGGCCGCAGCGCGTCGGCGTGGTCCGGCGCACGGCGGTGCGGCTGCATCGCCAGCTCAGCGGCCTGCATGTCCTGTTCCGCCGCTTCGCCGAGACGCAATCGGGCCGCAGCGCACCCGATGACGTCAAGGCGGCGGCGACGCGATTGCTTCAGCGCGTCGACGGCCTGCATCACGACGTCCAGTCGGTGCAGGACCGGGCGCGGCTCCTGCAGGACGAAATCGCCGCCCGCTCGGCCAGTCGCACCAATCGGCAGCTCTATGTGCTCTCGCTGCTGACGGCGCTGTTCCTGCCCGCGACCTTCATCACCGGCCTGTTCGGAATCAATGTGAAGGGCCTGCCCTGGGTGGAATCGGAGGCCGGCGCCGTCTTCGTGGCTCTGACCTGCATCGCCGCCGCCCTGCTGACTCTTGTCCTGCTCCGGCGCCGGGGCGTGATCGGAAGCTGA
- a CDS encoding isovaleryl-CoA dehydrogenase, translating to MLANAPRPFNFDLGETADAIRDTVHAFAQEKIAPRAEEIDKTNQFPRDLWPEMGALGLHGMTVEEEYGGTGLGYLEHCIAVEEVSRASASVGLSYGAHSNLCVNQISRNGNEAQKRKYLPKLISGEHVGALAMSEPGSGSDVVSMRTRADKKGDRYVLNGNKMWITNGPIAETLVVYAKTDPEAGPRGITAFLIEKGMKGFSTHQKLDKLGMRGSDTCELVFQDCEVPEENVLGTVGRGVNVLMSGLDYERVVLAAGPLGIMQAALDVVMPYVHERKQFGQSIGEFQLVQGKVADMYVAMNSCRAYVYAVAKACDRGETTREDAAGAILIAAEKATQVALDAIQLLGGNGYINDYPTGRLLRDAKLYEIGAGTSEIRRMLIGRELFNKTK from the coding sequence ATGCTCGCCAACGCGCCGCGCCCGTTCAATTTCGACCTCGGCGAGACCGCCGACGCGATCCGTGACACCGTCCATGCTTTCGCGCAGGAGAAGATCGCGCCGCGCGCCGAGGAGATCGACAAGACCAATCAGTTCCCGCGCGATCTTTGGCCGGAAATGGGCGCGCTCGGCCTGCACGGCATGACGGTCGAGGAGGAATATGGCGGCACCGGCCTCGGCTATCTCGAGCATTGCATCGCGGTCGAGGAGGTCTCGCGCGCCTCGGCCTCGGTCGGCCTCTCCTACGGCGCCCATTCGAATCTCTGCGTCAACCAGATCAGCCGCAACGGCAACGAGGCGCAGAAGCGGAAATACCTGCCGAAGCTGATCTCCGGCGAGCATGTCGGCGCGCTCGCCATGTCCGAGCCGGGCTCGGGCTCCGACGTCGTCTCGATGCGCACCCGCGCCGACAAGAAGGGCGACCGCTACGTCCTCAACGGCAACAAGATGTGGATCACCAACGGCCCGATCGCCGAGACATTGGTGGTCTACGCCAAGACCGATCCGGAAGCCGGCCCGCGTGGCATCACCGCCTTCCTGATCGAGAAGGGCATGAAGGGTTTCTCGACCCACCAGAAGCTCGACAAGCTCGGCATGCGCGGCTCCGATACCTGCGAGCTCGTCTTCCAGGATTGCGAAGTGCCGGAGGAGAACGTGCTCGGCACGGTCGGGCGCGGCGTCAACGTGCTGATGTCCGGCCTCGACTATGAGCGCGTCGTGCTGGCGGCCGGCCCGCTCGGCATCATGCAGGCGGCGCTCGACGTGGTCATGCCCTATGTCCATGAGCGAAAGCAGTTCGGCCAGTCGATCGGCGAATTCCAACTCGTCCAGGGCAAGGTCGCCGACATGTATGTCGCGATGAATTCCTGCCGCGCCTATGTCTATGCCGTCGCCAAGGCCTGCGACCGCGGCGAGACCACGCGCGAGGACGCCGCCGGCGCCATCCTGATCGCGGCGGAGAAGGCGACGCAGGTCGCGCTCGACGCGATCCAGCTTTTGGGCGGCAACGGCTATATCAACGACTACCCCACCGGTCGCCTGCTGCGCGACGCCAAGCTCTACGAGATCGGCGCCGGCACCAGCGAAATCCGGCGGATGCTGATCGGCCGGGAGCTGTTCAACAAGACGAAGTGA
- a CDS encoding gamma-glutamylcyclotransferase family protein, protein MPLYFAYGLNMDPVGMAQRCPKAQPLGPARLPRHRFIVTRDGYASVIRDPREEVHGVLWDCSLSDMRVLDKFEELASGLYVKINQPVIVPGGAKRALIYIGRSGDPGRARPGYMETVIAGAKHFGLPEAYIAGLNRFLTKPSLDLKSLNQDESGPLPPGPVKGVRPRALAPK, encoded by the coding sequence ATGCCTCTCTACTTCGCTTACGGCCTCAACATGGACCCGGTCGGGATGGCGCAGCGCTGCCCGAAGGCGCAGCCGCTCGGTCCGGCGCGCCTGCCCCGGCACCGCTTCATCGTCACGCGCGACGGCTACGCTTCGGTGATCCGCGATCCGCGCGAGGAGGTCCATGGCGTGCTCTGGGACTGCTCGCTCAGCGACATGCGCGTCCTCGACAAATTCGAGGAACTGGCGAGCGGGCTCTACGTGAAGATCAATCAGCCGGTGATCGTACCGGGCGGCGCCAAACGCGCGCTGATCTATATCGGCCGCTCCGGCGATCCCGGGCGAGCAAGGCCGGGCTACATGGAAACCGTCATCGCCGGAGCGAAACATTTCGGCCTGCCAGAGGCTTACATCGCCGGCCTGAATCGGTTTCTGACCAAGCCTTCCCTCGACTTGAAGAGCTTGAATCAGGATGAGAGCGGCCCATTGCCGCCCGGCCCGGTAAAGGGTGTGAGGCCAAGAGCATTAGCGCCCAAATAG
- a CDS encoding ABC transporter ATP-binding protein, with translation MSHDTQTGRREPFRAVLGFTFKHWARQPKQVAWVAGVTIAATLAELFTPVYAGRLVDAVSSGISAGGAEAALWALGAMMVLAAIMVIGRHFAFAGLTTMTLRTMSDVSQEAFARLQRFSTDWHANNFAGSTVRKITRGMWALDLLTDTILIALLPSLVILLGMTAVLAWHWPAMGLVVALGAVAYIGLTLALSLRFVAPAARLGNAWDTRLGGALADAITCNPVVKAYGGEAREDLRLAIVVSKWSLRTSRAWIRGTWSGTGQNIVLLFLRAAVIGLVIWLWANGQASPGDVAFVLTAYAVVHGYLRDVGQHVHNLQRSVNDMEELVWMHDLPYGVPDRKGAVDMGVTAGEIAFEDVTFHYGGHADPLYRDFSLAIRGGEKVGLVGRSGSGKTTFVKLVQRLYDVTSGRIAIDGQDIADVTQASLRQQIAIVQQEPVLFHRSLAENIAYGRPGASLAQVEQAAKLANAHEFIMRLPKGYATLVGERGIKLSGGERQRVALARAFLADAPILILDEATSSLDSESEALIQQAIERLMEGRTTIVIAHRLSTVRAMDRILVFDRGRVIEEGPHEALLTRKDGAYRALFEKQVSELAKGLAA, from the coding sequence ATGTCTCACGATACTCAAACCGGGCGGCGGGAGCCGTTCCGGGCCGTTCTCGGCTTCACTTTCAAGCATTGGGCGCGCCAGCCCAAGCAGGTCGCCTGGGTTGCCGGCGTCACCATAGCCGCGACACTCGCCGAGCTGTTCACGCCGGTCTATGCCGGCCGCCTCGTCGATGCGGTGTCGAGTGGTATCAGCGCCGGCGGCGCGGAAGCGGCGCTCTGGGCGCTCGGTGCAATGATGGTGCTCGCCGCCATCATGGTGATCGGGCGGCATTTCGCCTTCGCCGGCCTGACCACGATGACGCTGCGCACGATGAGCGACGTCTCGCAGGAGGCTTTCGCACGCCTGCAGCGCTTCTCGACCGATTGGCACGCGAATAATTTCGCGGGCTCGACGGTGCGTAAGATCACGCGCGGCATGTGGGCGCTCGACCTGCTGACCGACACGATCCTGATCGCGCTGCTACCGTCGCTGGTCATTCTGCTCGGCATGACGGCGGTGCTGGCCTGGCACTGGCCGGCGATGGGGCTCGTCGTGGCCTTGGGCGCGGTGGCCTATATCGGGCTGACGCTGGCGCTCTCGCTGCGCTTCGTCGCGCCGGCGGCGCGGCTGGGCAATGCCTGGGACACGCGGCTCGGCGGCGCGTTGGCCGATGCCATCACCTGCAACCCGGTGGTGAAGGCCTATGGCGGCGAGGCGCGCGAGGACCTGCGGCTCGCGATCGTCGTGTCGAAGTGGAGCCTCAGGACGAGCCGTGCCTGGATTCGCGGCACCTGGTCGGGCACCGGCCAGAACATCGTGCTGCTCTTCCTGCGCGCGGCGGTGATCGGCCTGGTGATCTGGCTCTGGGCGAACGGGCAGGCCTCGCCCGGCGATGTCGCCTTCGTGCTGACGGCCTATGCGGTGGTGCATGGCTATCTGCGCGATGTCGGCCAGCACGTCCACAACCTGCAGCGCTCGGTCAACGACATGGAGGAACTCGTCTGGATGCACGACCTTCCCTATGGCGTGCCGGACCGGAAGGGCGCGGTGGACATGGGCGTGACGGCGGGCGAGATCGCCTTCGAGGACGTGACCTTCCACTATGGAGGCCATGCCGACCCGCTCTATCGCGATTTCTCGTTGGCCATCCGTGGCGGCGAGAAGGTCGGCCTCGTCGGCCGCTCGGGCTCCGGCAAGACGACCTTCGTCAAGCTGGTGCAGCGGCTCTACGACGTCACTTCGGGCCGCATCGCGATCGACGGGCAGGATATCGCCGATGTCACGCAGGCGTCCTTGCGCCAGCAGATCGCGATCGTGCAGCAGGAGCCGGTGCTGTTCCACCGCTCGCTGGCGGAGAACATCGCCTATGGCCGGCCGGGCGCGAGCCTGGCGCAGGTCGAGCAGGCGGCGAAGCTCGCCAACGCGCATGAGTTCATCATGCGCCTGCCCAAGGGCTACGCCACGCTCGTGGGCGAGCGCGGCATCAAGCTCTCGGGCGGCGAGCGCCAGCGCGTCGCGCTGGCCCGCGCCTTCCTGGCCGATGCGCCGATCCTGATCCTGGACGAGGCGACTTCCAGCCTCGATTCGGAATCGGAAGCGCTGATCCAGCAAGCGATCGAGCGCCTGATGGAAGGCCGCACCACGATCGTGATCGCGCATCGTCTCTCGACGGTGCGGGCCATGGACCGCATCCTGGTCTTCGATCGCGGCCGGGTGATCGAGGAAGGCCCGCACGAGGCCCTGCTCACCCGCAAGGACGGCGCCTATCGCGCGCTGTTCGAGAAGCAGGTCAGCGAGCTGGCCAAGGGGCTGGCGGCATAA